The following are encoded together in the Candidatus Woesebacteria bacterium genome:
- a CDS encoding nucleotidyltransferase domain-containing protein, with amino-acid sequence MDEESPYLETHRFQINETSKVKLRKFRKLLTETQTKHPEIIAATVFGSQIIGKATDISDIDAVVFVDVNKAGLSDKPDALFSDTRGDQNWEQVNGQIGDVFRNKASKLLPSAEAKQGIKLRLISEARINNEMDNLINYQQQIDAKKADGGISSVVERSRSDIHYLFHLQIGGSDLEKYRCIVLDRLAALGELGDEIWRDRIVFGVQFDENARLGEVDRTSNELFPLSIEKAREKFGTYPSN; translated from the coding sequence ATGGATGAAGAAAGCCCATATCTTGAAACACATAGATTTCAAATAAATGAAACCAGCAAAGTAAAGCTGCGTAAATTCAGAAAATTATTAACCGAAACACAAACCAAGCATCCTGAAATAATTGCTGCAACAGTTTTTGGTTCGCAAATAATTGGTAAGGCGACCGATATAAGTGATATTGACGCTGTTGTTTTTGTAGATGTAAATAAAGCTGGACTAAGTGACAAACCGGACGCATTGTTTTCAGACACGCGAGGAGACCAAAATTGGGAACAGGTGAATGGACAGATCGGGGATGTCTTTAGGAATAAAGCCTCAAAGTTATTGCCCAGCGCAGAAGCTAAACAAGGTATCAAATTACGCTTGATATCTGAAGCGCGAATAAATAATGAAATGGACAATCTCATTAACTATCAGCAACAAATAGATGCAAAGAAAGCGGATGGTGGAATATCAAGTGTTGTCGAAAGATCCAGGTCTGATATACATTATTTATTTCATCTGCAAATTGGAGGTAGTGATTTGGAGAAGTACCGGTGCATTGTGTTAGACAGATTAGCTGCGCTTGGGGAATTGGGTGATGAAATTTGGCGTGATCGTATAGTATTTGGTGTACAGTTTGATGAGAATGCAAGGTTAGGAGAAGTTGATCGCACATCAAATGAACTTTTTCCGCTGTCTATCGAGAAAGCAAGAGAAAAATTTGGTACATATCCTTCTAATTAA